CCCGGACCCGCCCGCGTCGGTGTGCGACGCGCCGGTCGCCGTCCCGACGCGGCACACGGTCCTGGTGGTAGACAACTTGCCGGTGAACCTCGATCTGGCCCGGAGCATTCTGGAACCGCACGGGTATCGGGTTCTGGTGGCCGAGGGCATCGAGGACGCTCTAACCGCAGCCCGCATGCACCCGTGCGATTTGGTCCTCTCGGACGTGTGCATGTCCGGCGGAACTGGGTACGACCTCATTAAACGGGTGAAAAGCGATCCGCGCCTCGCCGCGATCCCGTTCGTCTTCATCACGTCGACCATGTTGAACGAGGCGGACCGCGCGATCGGGCTGGGGCTCGGAGCAGCCCGGTACCTGTTTCGGCCCATTGAACCGGAAGCCCTGTTGAGTGAGATCGAGTCCTGCCTCCGCGAGGCGGGGAGGATCGCCCGTGGCGACGATTCTGATCGTTGACGACCGCCCGGCCAACCGGGAGTTCCTCGTCACGCTTCTCGGGTACAGCGACCACCGGCTGCTGGAAGCCGGGGACGGGGCCGAGGGCTTGGCGCTGGTCCGGGCCGAGCGCCCCGATCTGGTGATCGCCGACGTTCTCATGCCGACGATGGACGGGTACGAGTTCGTCCGCCAGCTCCGGGCCGAACCCGCCATCGCGAACACCCGCGTCATCTTCTACACCGCGCACTTCCACGAACCGGAGGCCCGGCGGCTCGCCGTTGATTGCGGCGTCGCCGCGGTTCTGACCAAACCGAGCGAGCCGGAGGTGGTGCTACAGACCATCGAAACCGTGCTCGGCAATACCCCGCCTCCGAGCCGCGTCCCGACCGTCACCGAGTTCGACCGCGAGCACGTGCGGGTGATGACCGACAAGCTCGCGCAGCGCGCGGAGGAGCTGCGGCGCACGAACGAGCGCCTGACCGCGCTCGTGGAACTCGGGCTGCAACTCGGCTCGGAACGCGACCCGGTGCGCCTACTGCACCTCTTCTGCGACGCGGCCCGGCAGATCATCGGCGCGCGGTACGCGCTGGTCGGGATCTCGATGACCGACGGCCGGTACCGGCACTTTATGACGAGCGGAATGGACGCCGTTACGACCGCGCGGATCGGGCGCCCGGGACCGCTCATCGGTGTTGTGGCGGACGCAATAGCCGCCGGGGACTGTTTCCGTGCTCTTACTCCCGACGGCCCGGTGGCGATCGGGGCGCCGGCTTCGTTTCCCGCAGCGGGGGCTGTACTCGTGGCGCCGGTTTTGTCCCCGGCGCGCGTGTACGGCTGGATCTGTTTGCTGGACAAAGTCGGTGCCGACGGGTTCTCGGAGGAGGACGAGCAACTCGTTAAGATGCTCGCGGCCCAAACGGGGCGGATTTACGAGAACGGCAGCCTTTACTCGGATCTCCTGAGTCGGACCTCCGAACTCGCCCAGGAGATCAGCGAGCGGAAGCGGGCCGAGGCCGAGGTGCGCGAGAGCGAGGAGCGGTTCCGGAGCGCGTTCGAGCACACGGGTGTGGCAACGGCCCTCACCGATCTCGATTCACGGTTCGTCCGGGTGAACGCGGCGTTCGCTCAGACCTTCGGGTACGCGCCGCACGAACTGCCCGGGATGGTGATGGGCGACGTGATGAACCCGGACGACCGCGCGGCGATCCGTGCCGGGTGTGCGCGCCTCCTCGCGGGGGAGGCACGGTCTTTTCAGAGCGCGCTACGGTACATCTGCCGGGCCGGGCGCCACTTTTGGGGCACGACGAACGTGTCCCTCGTGCGCGGGCCGGACGGACGCCCGGTCCAGTTCGTGAGTCAGGTTCAGGACATTACCGAACAAAAGCGTGCGGAGGCCGAGGTGCGCCGGTCCGCGGACCTGCTCCGGGCGGTGGCCGACGGGACGACCGATGCGGTGTTCGTGAAAGACCGGGACGGCAAATACCTGCTGTTCAACGAGGCCGCGGCCCGGTTCGTCGGGAAGCCCGTCGCAGAAGTGCTCGGCAAAGACGACACCACACTGTTCGACCCGGCGAGCGCCCGGGTCTCGATGGACAATGATCGCCGGGTGCTGGCGTCCGGGCTGACCGAGACGGAAGAAGAGACGCTGACCGCGGTCGGGATCACCCGCACGTATCTCGCGACCAAGGGGCCGTACCGGGACGCGGACGGGAACGTGATCGGGGTGATCGGGATCTCGCGCGACATCACCGACCGGAAACGCGCCGAACAGCGCGTAACGGCCCAGCACGCCGTGGTGAGCGCGCTTGCTCAGGCCGCGGACTTGCGCGAAGCGGCCCCGAAATTGCTGGAGGCCGTTTGCGAAACGACCGGCTGGGACGTGGGCGGCCTGTGGATCGTGGACCACCAGTCGCGCGTGTTGTCGTGCGTCGATCTTTGGCCCGCCGAGGAGCCGGACCTGGCCGAGTTCCGGGGCGTTTCGCGGGGCACCACGTTCGCCCCCGGTGTGGGGTTGCCCGGGCGCGTGTGGGCGTCCGGAGAACCGCTCTGGGTTGTGGACGTTACGCGCGATCCGAACTTCCCGCGCAGCGACGCCGCCGCGCGCGCGGATCTGCACGGCGGGTTCGGGTTCCCGATCCGGCTCGGGAACGAAGTACTCGGCGTCGCGGAGTTCTTCAGCCGCACGAGCCGCCGACCGGACGCCGAGCTGCTCCGCACATTCGAGACCCTCGGGAGCCAGATCGGGCAGTTCATCGAGCGGAAGCGCGCGGAGGGCGGGTTGCGCCTGTTCCGCGCCCTGATCGACCGCACAATCGACGGGGTCGAGGTCATTGATCCCGAAACGGGCCGGTTCCTCGACGCGAATGAGCAAGCCGCGGTGCTGCACGGCTACACGCGACCCGAGTTCTTGCGGCTGGGCGTGTTCGACGTTGATCCCGTCGTGGCGCGCCGGCCGTGGAAGGAGGGCATTTCGGCGCGCCGGGCGTCCGGCGAGAACTCGTTCGAGAGCCTGCACCGGCGGAAAGACGGGTCAACGTTTCCCGTCGAAGTGAACCTCAGTTTCATTCAGCTCGACCGCGAGTACCTGGTCGCGGTGGTGCGGGACATTTCGGAACGGAAGCACACGGAAGAGGCGCTGCGGGCCGCTCAACACCGACTGGAACACGTGGTGTCATCCAGCCCGTCCGTGTTGTTCGCGCTGGGGGTCGGTGCGGACGAGATCCGCGGAATCAGTTGGATCAGCGGGACTGTCCGCGAGATGCTCGGGTACGAGCCCTCGGAAGCGTTCGAGCGCGACTGGTGGACCGGGAACATTCACCCCGAGGACCGGGGCCGGGTGATTTCTCAAACCCAGGCGGACCTGTTCGCACGAGGGCGGGCCTCCAACGAGTACCGGTTCCGGCACGGGGACGGTACGTACCGGTGGACCCGCGGGGAAATCCGGTTGACGCGCAACGCGGCCGGCGAACCCATCGAAGCGGTCGGCGCGTGGTCGGACATCACGGAGCGCAAGCTCCTCGAAGAACAGGTGCAGCAGTCTCAGAAGATGGAAGCGGTGGGGCGGCTCGCGGGCGGCGTCGCACACGACTTCAACAATCTGCTCACCGTCATTAACGGGTACGGCGAGATCGCGCTGGCGAGCCTCCCCGACACCGATATCAACCGCGAACTGATCCGGGAGATGGTCAAGGCCGGGGAGCGGGCTACGGGCCTCACGCGGCAGCTCCTCGCGTTCAGCCGGAAAGCGATCATCGAGCCGAAGATCCTGGACCTCACGGTGGTAGTGACCGACGTGGAGCGGATGCTCCGCCGGATCGTCGGCGAGGACATTCAGTTGACGGTCGCGGCGGACCCGGAGACCGGGTTCGTGCTGGCCGACCCCGGCCAGATCGAACAGGTGATTCTGAACTTGGTCGTGAACGCGCGCGACGCCATGCCGTCGGGCGGACGGCTCACGATCGAGTTGCGGAACGTCGAGTTGGACGAGTCTTACACGCGCACCCACTCGGACGCGCGCCCGGGGGCATACGTCCTGCTGGCCGTGACCGATTCCGGGTCCGGGATGGATGCGGCGACAATGGCCCGGATCTTCGAGCCGTTCTTCAGCACGAAGGGGGAACACGGCACCGGGCTAGGGTTGGCCACACTGCACGGGATCGTCAAACAGAGCGGCGGGCACGTGGGGGTTTACAGCGAGGTGGGGCAGGGCACCACGTTCAAGGTCTATCTCCCGCGCACCGAGCCAGGGCCGATCGCACCCAAATCGCGCATGCTTCAACAATTGATGCCCAAGGGGGGCGAGACGCTCTTACTGGTGGAGGACGAGGACGGCGTGCGAGCGCTGGCCCGGCACGTTCTCCGGGGCTGTGGGTACACCGTGCTGGAGGCCCGTGACGGGGTCGAAGCCCTCCGTCTGACCGGTGAGCACCGGGGCCGGATTCACCTGCTGTTGACCGACGTGGTCATGCCGCGCATGAACGGGCGCCAGCTCGCCGAGCGACTGATGGAACTCGTTCCGGGCATTCAAGTGCTGTTTTTGTCCGGGTACACCGACGACGCCGTCGTCCGGCACGGCATCCTGGAGGCCGAGGTCGCGTTCCTTCAGAAACCGTTCACTCCGGGATCGTTGGCCGCGAAGGTTCGAGAGATCCTTGATGCCACGACCTGAATTCGGCTCGCAACAGAGGAGCTGCGGGTTCCGATCAACTTTGAAGCACTAAGGTCTTTCCCCGCGACGAACGGTGCGGTATTCTGGGGCACTTGCACTCCACCGCGCCGGCGCGATTTGGTGTCGGCCCCTTCAATTGTTGGAACCTCTCAACGATGTGTTACCCGTCGCGCTGGGTTGTCGCGTTCGTTGGTCTGCTCGGGGGCGCCGCGACTACTCGCGGGGCGGACCCAACGGACCACTTCGAGGCGAAAGTGCGGCCGGTTCTGGTTCAGCATTGCATCAAGTGTCACGGTCCGGAGAAGCAGAAGGGTGGGCTGCGCCTCGATTCCAAAACCGGCTGGCAGACCGGCGGTGAGAGCGGCCCGTCACTGGTGCCCGGAAAACCTGCCGAGAGCCTGTTAATTAAGGCCCTCAGCGGCGCGGACGGCGTTTCGCAGATGCCGCCGAACGGGAAACTCACGGCGGCCGAAATCGCCGCACTCGAACAGTGGGTGAAGGACGGAGCCGTCGACCCGCGTATGGGTGGTCCCGCGCGTCTCGGCGGAGTGACCGCCGCGGAAGCGAAAGACTGGTGGTCGTTTCGATCCGTTATCCGGCCGGCCGTGCCGAAGAGCGCGGGAACGAACGCTATTGATGCGTTCATTCGGGCCAAACTTGCGGGAGCGAATTTAAATCTCTCTCCGGCTGCTGACAAACGAACTCTCATTCGCCGCGCGACCTACGATTTGACCGGGCTTCCCCCAACTCCGCAAGAAATCGAAGCGTTTCTGAAGGACGACTCGCCCGAAGCGTTCGCCAAAGTGGTGGACCGACTGCTCGCGTCACCGGCTTATGGCGAGCGCTGGGGTCGGCACTGGCTCGACCTCGTGCGCTACGCTGACACCGCGGGCGAAAACAGTGACCACCCACTTCCGCACGCCTGGCGCTACCGGAACTGGGTGATCGATGCGGTCAATCGTGACGTGCCCTACGACGAGTTCCTACGAGATCAGCTCGCAGGTGACATCGTCGCGGCGCGCAACCCCAACGAGAAATACGCCCCGCGTGTCGTCGCGACCGGGTTCCTCGCGCTCGCCCGACGCTTCGGACACGACATCGATAAGGACATCCATCTCACTTACGAAGACACAATCGACACGGTGGGCAAGGCTTTTCTCGGTCTCACGATCGGCTGTGCTCGGTGCCACGATCACAAGTACGACGCGATCACCGCAAAAGACTATTACGCGCTGTACGGCATCCTCGACAGCACGAAGTTCGCGTTCCCCGGGTGCGAACCGCAGCAGCGCCCGCGCGACCTCGTACCGCTGATGCCGCCC
This region of Gemmata massiliana genomic DNA includes:
- a CDS encoding response regulator, with the translated sequence MLASILVIEDNPANLELMSYLLSAYGYSPHTATDGAEGLRIAGREAFDLIICDIHLPQTDGYEVARQLKADPVRRTVPLIAVTALAMVGDRDKVLAAGFDGYIAKPIDPETFVRQVEAFLRPDKRKNAPDPPASVCDAPVAVPTRHTVLVVDNLPVNLDLARSILEPHGYRVLVAEGIEDALTAARMHPCDLVLSDVCMSGGTGYDLIKRVKSDPRLAAIPFVFITSTMLNEADRAIGLGLGAARYLFRPIEPEALLSEIESCLREAGRIARGDDSDR
- a CDS encoding PAS domain S-box protein, yielding MATILIVDDRPANREFLVTLLGYSDHRLLEAGDGAEGLALVRAERPDLVIADVLMPTMDGYEFVRQLRAEPAIANTRVIFYTAHFHEPEARRLAVDCGVAAVLTKPSEPEVVLQTIETVLGNTPPPSRVPTVTEFDREHVRVMTDKLAQRAEELRRTNERLTALVELGLQLGSERDPVRLLHLFCDAARQIIGARYALVGISMTDGRYRHFMTSGMDAVTTARIGRPGPLIGVVADAIAAGDCFRALTPDGPVAIGAPASFPAAGAVLVAPVLSPARVYGWICLLDKVGADGFSEEDEQLVKMLAAQTGRIYENGSLYSDLLSRTSELAQEISERKRAEAEVRESEERFRSAFEHTGVATALTDLDSRFVRVNAAFAQTFGYAPHELPGMVMGDVMNPDDRAAIRAGCARLLAGEARSFQSALRYICRAGRHFWGTTNVSLVRGPDGRPVQFVSQVQDITEQKRAEAEVRRSADLLRAVADGTTDAVFVKDRDGKYLLFNEAAARFVGKPVAEVLGKDDTTLFDPASARVSMDNDRRVLASGLTETEEETLTAVGITRTYLATKGPYRDADGNVIGVIGISRDITDRKRAEQRVTAQHAVVSALAQAADLREAAPKLLEAVCETTGWDVGGLWIVDHQSRVLSCVDLWPAEEPDLAEFRGVSRGTTFAPGVGLPGRVWASGEPLWVVDVTRDPNFPRSDAAARADLHGGFGFPIRLGNEVLGVAEFFSRTSRRPDAELLRTFETLGSQIGQFIERKRAEGGLRLFRALIDRTIDGVEVIDPETGRFLDANEQAAVLHGYTRPEFLRLGVFDVDPVVARRPWKEGISARRASGENSFESLHRRKDGSTFPVEVNLSFIQLDREYLVAVVRDISERKHTEEALRAAQHRLEHVVSSSPSVLFALGVGADEIRGISWISGTVREMLGYEPSEAFERDWWTGNIHPEDRGRVISQTQADLFARGRASNEYRFRHGDGTYRWTRGEIRLTRNAAGEPIEAVGAWSDITERKLLEEQVQQSQKMEAVGRLAGGVAHDFNNLLTVINGYGEIALASLPDTDINRELIREMVKAGERATGLTRQLLAFSRKAIIEPKILDLTVVVTDVERMLRRIVGEDIQLTVAADPETGFVLADPGQIEQVILNLVVNARDAMPSGGRLTIELRNVELDESYTRTHSDARPGAYVLLAVTDSGSGMDAATMARIFEPFFSTKGEHGTGLGLATLHGIVKQSGGHVGVYSEVGQGTTFKVYLPRTEPGPIAPKSRMLQQLMPKGGETLLLVEDEDGVRALARHVLRGCGYTVLEARDGVEALRLTGEHRGRIHLLLTDVVMPRMNGRQLAERLMELVPGIQVLFLSGYTDDAVVRHGILEAEVAFLQKPFTPGSLAAKVREILDATT